In a single window of the Delftia tsuruhatensis genome:
- the sdhC gene encoding succinate dehydrogenase, cytochrome b556 subunit, with translation MTEQAKKRPEFRNINFFKDLPTYRLPPAGIVSILHRISGLMMFILLPFVLWMMDMSLTSEISFDGFVSVFAGPFGWFLKLVCLALIWGYLHHFCAGLRHLFMDVNHHAVNKQFGKTSALVVLVLSVGLTLILGAKLFGLY, from the coding sequence ATGACTGAGCAAGCCAAAAAGCGGCCAGAGTTCCGCAACATCAACTTCTTCAAGGACCTCCCCACCTACCGGTTGCCGCCGGCCGGCATCGTGTCCATCCTGCACCGCATCAGCGGGCTGATGATGTTCATCCTGCTGCCCTTCGTCCTCTGGATGATGGACATGTCGCTGACCTCGGAGATCTCCTTCGACGGCTTCGTCTCGGTCTTCGCGGGCCCCTTCGGCTGGTTCCTCAAGCTGGTGTGCCTGGCGCTGATCTGGGGCTACCTGCACCACTTCTGCGCAGGCCTGCGCCACCTGTTCATGGACGTGAACCACCACGCCGTCAACAAGCAGTTCGGCAAGACCTCGGCCCTGGTGGTGCTGGTGCTGAGCGTCGGCCTGACCCTGATCCTGGGCGCCAAGCTGTTCGGCCTGTACTGA
- the fghA gene encoding S-formylglutathione hydrolase yields the protein MSALPPLELKSAHACFGGAQRFYAHFSAEIGLNMKFSVFLPPKAVAGEKVPAVLYLAGLTCTEETFMTKAGAQRLAAELNIALIAPDTSPRGAGLPGEADAWDFGVGAGFYLDATTKPWALHWRMESYLLGELLPLIAARLPIDAQRLGIFGHSMGGHGALTLALRHPGRFKSLSAFAPIANPVNCPWGQKAFTGYLGEDRSAWQAHDASCLMAAQQQAPYPGGILIDQGLADKFLIEKQLLPEAFEAACAQAGQPLTLRRHGGYDHGYYFIQSFIDDHLRHHAEVLNTP from the coding sequence ATGTCCGCACTGCCGCCCCTGGAACTCAAGAGCGCCCATGCCTGCTTTGGCGGCGCCCAGCGCTTCTACGCGCATTTCTCCGCCGAGATCGGCCTGAACATGAAATTCTCGGTCTTTCTGCCGCCCAAGGCCGTGGCCGGCGAGAAGGTGCCTGCCGTGCTCTACCTGGCCGGGCTGACCTGTACCGAGGAGACCTTCATGACCAAGGCAGGCGCCCAGCGCCTGGCCGCCGAACTGAACATCGCATTGATCGCCCCCGACACCAGCCCGCGCGGCGCAGGCCTGCCCGGCGAGGCCGATGCCTGGGACTTCGGCGTGGGCGCTGGCTTCTACCTGGATGCCACCACCAAGCCCTGGGCACTGCACTGGCGCATGGAAAGCTATCTGCTGGGCGAGCTGCTGCCGCTGATCGCCGCACGCCTGCCCATTGACGCGCAGCGGCTGGGCATCTTCGGCCACTCCATGGGTGGCCACGGCGCGCTCACGCTGGCGCTGCGCCATCCGGGACGGTTCAAGAGCCTTTCGGCCTTCGCACCCATCGCCAACCCGGTCAACTGCCCCTGGGGCCAGAAGGCCTTCACGGGCTACCTGGGCGAGGACCGCAGCGCATGGCAGGCCCACGACGCCAGCTGCCTGATGGCAGCGCAGCAGCAGGCCCCCTACCCGGGCGGCATCCTCATCGACCAGGGCCTGGCCGACAAGTTCCTGATCGAAAAGCAACTGCTGCCCGAAGCCTTCGAGGCCGCCTGCGCCCAGGCCGGCCAGCCGCTGACGCTGCGCCGCCACGGCGGCTACGACCATGGCTACTACTTCATCCAGAGCTTCATTGATGATCATCTGCGCCATCATGCAGAGGTGTTGAACACCCCCTGA
- a CDS encoding DEAD/DEAH box helicase, with the protein MTFASLGLSPTLAARLQDLGLVDPTPIQIQSIAPVLAGRDLWACAPTGSGKTAAYLLPLLQRWMQAPRGQGGFVRTLSTLIVAPTRELAQQVGATLTELVQPLPRPPRVAVVYGGVSINPQMMMLRGSADFLVATPGRLLDLVEHNAVRLSAVRHLVLDEADRLLDLGFQDELQRVLALLPRQRQTLLFSATYPEAVQSLVAGLLYDPVQARIDAAEGQDAASPASIVQRAIAVDRTRRTQLLRQLVQRDTAPGTDPATLQRALVFVATRHTAELVAEKLYKAGIFATAFHGDLSQGARKEALEDFKARRWQVMITTDLAARGIDIAQLPLVVNYDLPRSAADYVHRIGRTGRAGEAGTAVSFVTPAEQAHWKLICKRNQLDLALEQLPGFEPTEPVPPPPVAQDGNGGIKGRRPSKKDKLRALAAEAASRKP; encoded by the coding sequence ATGACCTTTGCCTCCCTGGGCCTGAGCCCGACGCTGGCCGCCCGACTCCAAGACCTGGGCCTCGTCGATCCCACGCCCATACAGATCCAGTCCATCGCCCCCGTGCTCGCGGGCCGCGACCTCTGGGCCTGCGCGCCCACCGGATCGGGCAAGACCGCCGCCTACCTGCTGCCGCTGCTGCAGCGGTGGATGCAGGCGCCGCGCGGCCAGGGCGGATTCGTGCGCACGCTGTCCACGCTGATCGTGGCCCCCACGCGCGAGCTGGCCCAGCAGGTCGGCGCCACGCTGACCGAGCTGGTACAGCCACTGCCCCGGCCGCCACGCGTGGCCGTGGTCTATGGGGGCGTGTCCATCAATCCGCAGATGATGATGCTGCGCGGCAGCGCCGACTTCCTCGTGGCCACGCCGGGCCGGCTGCTGGACCTGGTGGAGCACAATGCCGTGCGCCTGTCGGCCGTGCGCCACCTGGTGCTGGACGAGGCAGACCGCCTGCTGGACCTGGGCTTCCAGGACGAGCTGCAACGCGTGCTTGCCCTGCTGCCGCGCCAGCGCCAGACCCTGCTGTTCTCGGCCACCTACCCCGAGGCCGTGCAATCGCTGGTGGCCGGCCTGCTCTACGACCCCGTGCAGGCCCGCATCGATGCCGCCGAAGGGCAGGACGCGGCCAGCCCTGCCAGCATCGTGCAGCGCGCCATCGCCGTGGACCGCACGCGCCGCACCCAGCTGCTGCGCCAGCTGGTACAGCGCGACACGGCGCCGGGCACCGACCCGGCCACGCTGCAACGCGCCCTGGTCTTCGTGGCCACGCGCCACACGGCCGAGCTGGTGGCCGAAAAACTCTACAAGGCCGGCATCTTCGCCACGGCCTTCCACGGCGATCTGAGCCAGGGCGCACGCAAGGAGGCGCTGGAGGACTTCAAGGCCAGGCGCTGGCAGGTGATGATCACCACCGACCTGGCCGCGCGCGGCATCGACATCGCGCAATTGCCCCTGGTCGTCAACTACGACCTGCCGCGCTCGGCCGCCGACTATGTGCACCGCATCGGCCGCACGGGCCGCGCGGGCGAGGCCGGCACGGCCGTCAGCTTCGTGACGCCGGCCGAGCAGGCGCACTGGAAGCTGATCTGCAAGCGCAACCAGCTGGACCTGGCGCTGGAGCAGTTGCCCGGGTTCGAGCCCACCGAGCCCGTGCCACCGCCCCCCGTGGCCCAGGACGGCAACGGCGGCATCAAGGGCCGCCGCCCCAGCAAGAAGGACAAGCTGCGCGCGCTGGCGGCCGAGGCCGCTTCCAGGAAGCCTTGA
- the sdhA gene encoding succinate dehydrogenase flavoprotein subunit yields the protein MSYSKANITKRKFDVVIVGAGGSGLRAALELSRAGLSVASLSKVFPTRSHTVAAQGGVSASLGNMSEDNWHYHFYDTIKGSDWLGDQDAIEFMCREAPNVVIELEHFGMPFDRNPDGTIYQRPFGGHTANYGEKPVQRACAAADRTGHAMLHTLYQQNVKSKTNFFVEWMALDLIRNTQGDVVGVTAIELETGDLYELHAKAVLLATGGAGRIFQASTNAFINTGDGLGMAARAGIPLQDMEFWQFHPTGVAGAGVLLTEGCRGEGAILLNSEGERFMERYAPTLKDLAPRDFVSRSMDQEIKEGRGCGPNKDYILMKLDHLGAETIRKRLPSVEEIGHNFANVDITKEPIPVVPTIHYQMGGIPTNINGQVVVWDGQQNNVVNGLYAVGECSCVSVHGANRLGTNSLLDLLVFGKSAGKHIVQFVNGFGDHAAVPADGSDRTLARLNQLDESREGTYAQDLAGDIRSAMQQHAGVFRTQKGMDEGVEKINAIRERVGSVTLKDKSKVWNTARMEALEVDNLIEVAQATMISAAARHECRGAHTVYDYEHPADHAEFPLGRNDKEWLKHTLWYSATNSLEYKPVNLKPLTVDSVPPKVRTF from the coding sequence ATGAGCTACTCCAAAGCAAACATCACCAAGCGCAAGTTTGACGTCGTCATCGTCGGCGCCGGCGGCTCCGGCCTGCGCGCCGCGCTGGAACTGTCGCGCGCCGGCCTGTCCGTGGCCTCGCTGTCCAAGGTCTTCCCCACCCGCTCGCACACCGTGGCCGCCCAGGGCGGCGTGTCCGCCTCGCTGGGCAACATGAGCGAGGACAACTGGCACTACCACTTCTACGACACCATCAAGGGCTCCGACTGGCTCGGCGACCAGGATGCGATCGAGTTCATGTGCCGCGAAGCACCCAACGTCGTGATCGAGCTGGAACACTTCGGCATGCCGTTCGACCGCAACCCCGACGGCACCATCTACCAGCGCCCCTTCGGCGGCCACACGGCCAACTACGGCGAAAAGCCCGTGCAGCGCGCCTGCGCCGCGGCCGACCGTACCGGCCATGCCATGCTGCACACGCTGTACCAGCAGAACGTCAAGTCCAAGACCAACTTCTTCGTGGAGTGGATGGCGCTGGACCTGATCCGCAATACCCAGGGCGACGTGGTGGGCGTGACCGCCATCGAACTGGAAACCGGCGACCTGTACGAGTTGCACGCCAAGGCCGTGCTGCTGGCCACGGGTGGCGCGGGCCGCATCTTCCAGGCATCGACCAATGCCTTCATCAACACCGGCGATGGCCTGGGCATGGCCGCACGCGCGGGCATCCCGCTGCAGGACATGGAGTTCTGGCAGTTCCACCCCACCGGCGTGGCCGGCGCGGGCGTGCTGCTGACCGAAGGCTGCCGTGGTGAAGGCGCCATCCTGCTGAACAGCGAAGGCGAGCGCTTCATGGAGCGCTACGCGCCCACGCTCAAGGACCTGGCTCCGCGCGACTTCGTGTCCCGTTCCATGGACCAGGAGATCAAGGAAGGTCGCGGCTGCGGTCCCAACAAGGACTACATCCTGATGAAGCTGGACCACCTGGGCGCCGAGACCATCCGCAAGCGCCTGCCCTCCGTGGAAGAGATCGGTCACAACTTCGCCAACGTGGACATCACCAAGGAGCCGATCCCCGTGGTGCCCACCATCCACTACCAGATGGGCGGCATCCCGACCAACATCAACGGCCAGGTCGTGGTGTGGGACGGCCAGCAGAACAACGTGGTCAACGGCCTCTACGCCGTGGGTGAATGCTCGTGCGTGTCGGTGCACGGCGCCAACCGCCTGGGCACGAACTCGCTGCTGGACCTGCTGGTCTTCGGCAAGTCGGCCGGCAAGCACATCGTGCAGTTCGTCAACGGCTTCGGCGACCATGCCGCCGTGCCCGCCGACGGCTCCGACCGCACCCTGGCGCGCCTGAACCAGCTCGACGAGTCCAGGGAAGGCACCTACGCCCAGGACCTGGCTGGCGACATCCGCTCGGCCATGCAGCAGCATGCCGGCGTGTTCCGCACGCAAAAGGGCATGGACGAGGGCGTGGAAAAGATCAACGCCATCCGCGAGCGCGTGGGCTCCGTGACCCTCAAGGACAAGTCCAAGGTCTGGAACACCGCCCGCATGGAAGCGCTGGAAGTGGACAACCTGATCGAAGTGGCACAGGCCACCATGATCTCGGCCGCCGCCCGCCACGAATGCCGCGGTGCCCACACCGTGTACGACTACGAGCACCCTGCCGACCACGCAGAGTTCCCGCTGGGCCGCAACGACAAGGAATGGCTCAAGCACACCCTGTGGTACAGCGCCACCAACAGCCTGGAATACAAGCCCGTGAACCTCAAGCCCCTCACGGTGGACAGCGTGCCGCCCAAGGTCCGCACGTTCTAA
- the sdhD gene encoding succinate dehydrogenase, hydrophobic membrane anchor protein has protein sequence MSVNYGSKRTVVGAHYGIRDWMVQRVTGVLMALFTIVLLAKLIFSTGSIGYDLWAGIFAPQWMKFLTFAVIISLAWHVWVGVRDIWMDYVKPVGLRLALNVFTLVWLVGCAGWGIQILWRI, from the coding sequence ATGTCCGTGAATTACGGCTCCAAGCGCACCGTGGTCGGTGCGCACTACGGCATCCGCGACTGGATGGTGCAGCGCGTCACCGGCGTGCTGATGGCACTGTTCACCATCGTGCTGCTGGCCAAGCTGATCTTCAGCACCGGCTCCATCGGCTATGACCTGTGGGCCGGCATCTTCGCTCCCCAGTGGATGAAGTTCCTGACCTTCGCCGTGATCATCTCCCTGGCCTGGCATGTCTGGGTCGGCGTGCGCGACATCTGGATGGACTACGTCAAGCCCGTGGGCCTGCGCCTGGCGCTGAACGTTTTCACCCTGGTCTGGCTCGTCGGCTGCGCCGGCTGGGGCATCCAGATCCTGTGGCGTATCTGA
- a CDS encoding citrate synthase: MKLADNKATLSFSNGAPSVELPVYQGNVGPDVVDIRKLYAQTGMFTYDPGFLSTASCQSAITYIDGDKGELLYRGYPIEQLAKNCDYLETCYLLLYGELPNEAQKADFVERVTKHTMVNEQMQFFLRGFRRDAHPMAVLTGLVGGMSAFYHDNMDINNAEHRDIAAIRLIAKMPTLVSMAYKYGIGAPYMYPKNDLSYAGNFMRMMFGNPCEEYKVNPVVERALDRIFILHADHEQNASTSTVRLCGSSGTNPFAAISAGVACLWGPAHGGANEACLNMLEYLQANGGVAKVGEFMEQVKDKNSGVKLMGFGHRVYKNYDPRAKLMQETCNEVLAELGLEKDPLFALAKEVEKIALEDDYFVQRKLYPNVDFYSGIVQRAIGVPVNLFTGIFALARTVGWIAQLNEQMADPEYKIGRPRQLFTGSVSRDVKPIGQR, from the coding sequence ATGAAACTCGCAGACAACAAAGCAACGCTGTCTTTCAGCAACGGCGCTCCCAGCGTCGAGCTGCCCGTCTACCAGGGCAACGTCGGTCCCGACGTGGTCGACATCCGCAAGCTGTACGCGCAGACCGGCATGTTCACCTATGACCCGGGCTTCCTCTCTACCGCCTCGTGCCAGTCCGCCATCACCTACATCGATGGCGACAAGGGCGAGCTGCTGTACCGCGGCTACCCCATCGAGCAACTGGCCAAGAACTGCGACTACCTCGAGACCTGCTACCTGCTGCTGTACGGCGAGCTGCCCAACGAGGCGCAGAAGGCCGACTTCGTCGAGCGCGTGACCAAGCACACCATGGTCAACGAGCAGATGCAGTTCTTCCTGCGTGGTTTCCGCCGCGATGCCCACCCCATGGCCGTCCTGACGGGCCTGGTCGGCGGCATGTCGGCCTTCTACCACGACAACATGGACATCAACAACGCAGAGCACCGCGACATCGCCGCGATCCGCCTGATCGCCAAGATGCCCACGCTGGTCTCCATGGCCTACAAGTACGGCATCGGTGCCCCGTACATGTATCCCAAGAATGACCTGAGCTACGCCGGCAACTTCATGCGCATGATGTTCGGCAACCCCTGCGAGGAGTACAAGGTCAACCCCGTGGTCGAGCGCGCGCTGGACCGCATCTTCATCCTGCACGCGGACCACGAGCAGAATGCCTCCACCTCCACGGTGCGCCTGTGCGGCTCGTCGGGTACCAACCCCTTCGCCGCCATCTCGGCCGGCGTGGCCTGCCTGTGGGGCCCTGCCCACGGCGGCGCCAACGAGGCCTGCCTGAACATGCTGGAGTACCTGCAGGCCAACGGCGGCGTCGCCAAGGTCGGCGAGTTCATGGAGCAGGTCAAGGACAAGAACAGCGGCGTCAAGCTGATGGGCTTCGGCCACCGTGTCTACAAGAACTACGACCCCCGCGCCAAGCTCATGCAGGAAACCTGCAATGAAGTGCTGGCCGAGCTGGGCCTGGAGAAGGACCCCCTGTTCGCCCTGGCCAAGGAAGTCGAGAAGATCGCCCTGGAAGACGACTACTTCGTGCAGCGCAAGCTCTACCCGAACGTGGACTTCTACTCCGGCATCGTGCAACGCGCCATCGGCGTGCCGGTCAACCTGTTCACCGGCATCTTTGCCCTGGCCCGCACGGTGGGCTGGATCGCCCAGCTCAACGAGCAGATGGCAGACCCCGAGTACAAGATCGGCCGTCCTCGCCAGCTGTTCACGGGCTCCGTGTCCCGCGACGTCAAGCCCATCGGCCAGCGTTGA
- a CDS encoding malate dehydrogenase — protein sequence MSKKPVRVAVTGAAGQIGYALLFRIASGEMLGKDQPVILQLLEIPDEKAQNALKGVIMELEDCAFPLLAGIEAHSDPLQAFKDTDYALLVGARPRGPGMERADLLAANAQIFTAQGKALNAVASRNVKVLVVGNPANTNAYIAMKSAPDLPAKNFTAMLRLDHNRAASQLAAKAGFKVGDIKKLTVWGNHSPTMYADYRFATVNGESVKNKINDQAWNKDVFLPTVGKRGAAIIAARGLSSAASAANAAIDHMRDWALGSGGEWVTMGVPSNGEYGIPAGIVFGFPVTTENGEYKIVEGLEIDAFSQECIDKTLAELQGEQDGVKHLL from the coding sequence ATGAGCAAGAAGCCCGTTCGTGTCGCCGTCACCGGTGCCGCCGGTCAAATCGGTTACGCCCTGCTGTTCCGCATCGCCTCCGGCGAGATGCTGGGCAAGGACCAGCCTGTCATTCTGCAACTGCTGGAGATCCCCGACGAGAAGGCACAGAACGCGCTCAAGGGCGTGATCATGGAGCTGGAGGACTGCGCGTTCCCGCTGCTGGCCGGCATCGAAGCCCACTCCGACCCCCTGCAGGCCTTCAAGGATACCGACTATGCACTGCTGGTCGGTGCCCGTCCCCGCGGCCCCGGCATGGAACGTGCCGACCTGCTGGCCGCCAACGCACAGATCTTCACGGCCCAGGGCAAGGCGCTGAACGCCGTGGCCTCGCGCAACGTCAAGGTGCTGGTCGTCGGCAACCCCGCCAACACCAACGCCTACATCGCCATGAAGTCGGCCCCGGACCTGCCGGCCAAGAACTTCACCGCCATGCTGCGCCTGGACCACAACCGCGCTGCATCGCAGCTGGCTGCCAAGGCCGGCTTCAAGGTGGGCGACATCAAGAAGCTGACCGTCTGGGGCAACCACTCGCCCACGATGTACGCCGACTACCGTTTCGCCACCGTCAACGGTGAAAGCGTCAAGAACAAGATCAACGACCAGGCCTGGAACAAGGACGTGTTCCTGCCCACCGTCGGCAAGCGCGGTGCCGCCATCATCGCGGCGCGTGGCCTGTCCTCGGCTGCCTCGGCCGCCAATGCCGCCATCGACCACATGCGCGACTGGGCCCTGGGCTCGGGCGGCGAATGGGTCACCATGGGCGTGCCCTCCAACGGCGAGTACGGCATCCCCGCCGGTATCGTCTTCGGCTTTCCGGTCACCACGGAGAACGGCGAGTACAAGATCGTCGAAGGCCTGGAAATCGACGCGTTCTCGCAAGAGTGCATCGACAAGACCCTGGCCGAGCTGCAAGGCGAACAGGACGGCGTCAAGCACCTGCTGTAA
- a CDS encoding succinate dehydrogenase iron-sulfur subunit: MKRTFKIYRYDPDKDAKPYMQTVEVELDGHERMLLDALVKLKAMDPSISFRRSCREGVCGSDAMNINGKNGLACLTNMKTLSGDIVLKPLPGLPVIRDLIVDMTQFFKQYHSIKPYLQNDSFASPTKERLQSPEEREELNGLYECILCASCSTSCPSFWWNPDKFVGPAGLLQAYRFIADSRDEATGDRLDNLEDPYRLFRCHTIMNCVDVCPKHLNPTQAIGKIKELMVRRAI; this comes from the coding sequence ATGAAGCGCACTTTCAAGATCTACCGCTACGACCCGGACAAGGACGCCAAGCCCTACATGCAGACCGTGGAGGTCGAACTCGACGGCCATGAGCGCATGCTGCTGGACGCCCTGGTCAAGCTCAAGGCGATGGACCCGTCCATCTCGTTCCGCCGCTCCTGCCGCGAAGGCGTGTGCGGCTCCGACGCGATGAACATCAACGGCAAGAACGGCCTGGCCTGCCTGACGAACATGAAGACCCTCAGCGGCGACATCGTTCTCAAGCCCCTGCCCGGCCTGCCCGTGATCCGCGATCTGATCGTGGACATGACGCAGTTCTTCAAGCAGTACCACTCGATCAAGCCCTACCTGCAGAACGACAGCTTCGCGTCCCCCACGAAGGAACGCCTGCAGTCGCCCGAGGAGCGCGAAGAGCTCAACGGCCTGTACGAGTGCATCCTGTGCGCCAGCTGCTCCACCAGCTGCCCCAGCTTCTGGTGGAATCCCGACAAGTTCGTGGGTCCGGCCGGCCTGCTGCAGGCCTACCGCTTCATCGCGGACAGCCGCGACGAGGCCACCGGCGACCGCCTTGACAACCTGGAAGATCCGTACCGCCTCTTCCGCTGCCACACCATCATGAACTGCGTGGACGTGTGCCCAAAGCACCTGAACCCCACGCAGGCCATCGGCAAGATCAAGGAACTGATGGTCCGTCGGGCCATCTGA
- a CDS encoding GlxA family transcriptional regulator: protein MDHRHASAHRIDLVVYPGFKALEAIGPMSVFDYANVHLRARGQSDGYEVRVAAQSRGAVRSDTLMALDATHTLAELEAAGTGCTVVVVGSRHIEQVLGGSGELVAWLGRVAPRVQRLIALCSGSFFLAEAGLLDGRRAATHWSVTAQLAQRHPRVQVDADAIYLREEIRDGEGCRQLWTSAGVTAGIDLALAVVEEDFGHALALEVARDLVMYLKRPGGQSQFSVPLAAQATQHGGVQAVQQWAIAHLAEPLTLTQMAQQAHMSERHLRRVFQQETGQSPTAFVESARLEAAKQLLENQAHLPLKTVAARVGLGSEQALRHLFVRHLGITPVAYRDRFGGRGGAG, encoded by the coding sequence ATGGACCACCGTCACGCCAGCGCCCACCGCATCGATCTCGTCGTCTACCCCGGCTTCAAGGCGCTGGAAGCCATCGGGCCGATGTCGGTGTTCGACTATGCCAACGTGCATCTGCGCGCACGCGGCCAAAGCGATGGCTATGAGGTGCGCGTGGCCGCGCAGAGCCGAGGTGCCGTGCGCTCGGACACGCTGATGGCGCTGGACGCCACGCACACCCTGGCCGAGCTGGAGGCCGCAGGCACGGGCTGCACCGTGGTCGTCGTGGGTTCGCGCCATATCGAGCAGGTGCTGGGCGGCTCGGGCGAGCTGGTGGCCTGGCTGGGCCGCGTGGCGCCGCGCGTGCAGCGGCTGATCGCGCTGTGCTCGGGCAGCTTCTTCCTGGCCGAGGCCGGGCTGCTGGACGGCCGGCGCGCAGCCACGCACTGGAGCGTGACGGCGCAGCTGGCCCAGCGGCATCCGCGCGTGCAGGTCGATGCCGATGCCATCTACCTGCGCGAGGAAATCCGCGACGGCGAAGGCTGCCGCCAGCTGTGGACCTCGGCCGGCGTGACGGCCGGCATCGACCTGGCGCTGGCCGTGGTCGAGGAGGATTTCGGCCATGCGCTGGCCCTGGAGGTGGCGCGCGACCTGGTGATGTATCTGAAGCGCCCCGGCGGCCAGTCGCAGTTCAGCGTGCCGCTGGCCGCCCAGGCCACGCAGCACGGCGGCGTGCAGGCCGTGCAGCAGTGGGCGATCGCCCATCTGGCCGAGCCGCTGACGCTCACGCAGATGGCGCAGCAGGCCCACATGAGCGAGCGCCACCTGCGCCGCGTGTTCCAGCAGGAAACCGGGCAGAGCCCCACGGCCTTCGTCGAGAGCGCGCGGCTGGAGGCCGCCAAGCAACTGCTGGAAAACCAGGCGCACCTGCCGCTCAAGACCGTGGCCGCGCGCGTGGGCCTGGGGTCGGAGCAGGCGCTGCGCCATCTGTTCGTGCGGCACCTGGGCATCACGCCCGTGGCCTATCGCGACCGCTTCGGGGGACGGGGCGGCGCCGGCTGA
- a CDS encoding succinate dehydrogenase assembly factor 2: MDMTNTLLDERERALLRWRCRRGLVENDLFIEQFFATYADQLTRRHASGLSALMDLADNDLMDLFLRRKEPEGELDTQEIREVLELVRKRKPGSVPQVG; the protein is encoded by the coding sequence ATGGACATGACGAATACCCTGCTCGACGAACGCGAACGGGCCCTGCTGCGCTGGCGCTGCCGGCGCGGCCTGGTCGAGAACGACCTGTTCATCGAGCAGTTCTTCGCCACCTACGCAGACCAGCTCACGCGGAGACACGCGAGCGGTCTGTCTGCCTTGATGGACCTGGCAGACAACGACCTGATGGACCTCTTCCTGCGCCGCAAGGAGCCGGAAGGGGAACTCGATACCCAAGAAATCAGGGAAGTGCTGGAGCTGGTGCGCAAGCGCAAGCCCGGCTCTGTCCCGCAAGTAGGCTAG
- a CDS encoding S-(hydroxymethyl)glutathione dehydrogenase/class III alcohol dehydrogenase: protein MKSKAAVAFKAGEPLQIVEIDVAPPKKGEVLIKITHTGVCHTDAFTLSGDDPEGIFPAVLGHEGAGIVVEVGEGVTSVKPGDHVIPLYTAECGECLFCKSGKTNLCVSVRATQGKGLMPDGTTRFSYNGEPIYHYMGCSTFSEYTVVAEVSLAKIHPDANPEQVCLLGCGVTTGLGAVKNTAKVQEGDTVAVFGLGGIGLAVIQGAKLAKAGRIIAIDTNPSKFDLARTFGATDCVNPKDFDKPIQQVIVEMTGWGVDHSFECIGNVNVMRAALECAHRGWGQSVIIGVAGAGQEISTRPFQLVTGRKWLGTAFGGVKGRSELPGMVEQAMSGEIQLAPFVTHTMGLPEINEAFDLMHEGKSIRSVVVY from the coding sequence ATGAAATCCAAAGCCGCCGTCGCCTTCAAGGCGGGAGAACCCCTGCAGATCGTCGAGATCGACGTGGCCCCTCCGAAGAAGGGCGAAGTGCTGATCAAGATCACCCACACGGGCGTCTGCCACACGGATGCCTTCACCCTCAGCGGCGACGATCCGGAAGGCATCTTCCCCGCCGTGCTCGGCCATGAAGGCGCGGGCATCGTGGTCGAGGTCGGCGAAGGCGTGACCAGCGTGAAGCCCGGCGACCACGTCATCCCGCTGTACACCGCCGAATGCGGCGAGTGCCTGTTCTGCAAGAGCGGCAAGACCAACCTGTGCGTGTCCGTGCGCGCCACCCAGGGCAAGGGCCTGATGCCCGACGGCACGACGCGCTTCTCGTACAACGGCGAGCCCATCTACCACTACATGGGCTGCTCGACCTTCAGCGAGTACACCGTGGTGGCCGAAGTCTCGCTGGCCAAGATCCACCCCGACGCCAACCCCGAACAGGTCTGCCTGTTGGGCTGCGGCGTGACCACGGGCCTGGGCGCCGTCAAGAACACGGCCAAGGTCCAGGAAGGCGACACCGTGGCCGTGTTCGGCCTGGGCGGCATCGGCCTGGCCGTGATCCAGGGTGCCAAGCTGGCCAAGGCCGGCCGCATCATCGCCATCGACACCAACCCGTCCAAGTTCGACCTGGCCCGCACCTTCGGCGCCACCGACTGCGTCAATCCCAAGGATTTCGACAAGCCCATCCAGCAGGTCATCGTCGAGATGACGGGCTGGGGCGTGGACCACAGCTTCGAGTGCATCGGCAACGTCAACGTGATGCGTGCCGCGCTGGAATGCGCGCACCGCGGCTGGGGCCAGTCGGTCATCATCGGCGTGGCCGGCGCGGGCCAGGAAATCTCCACCCGCCCCTTCCAGCTGGTCACCGGCCGCAAATGGCTGGGCACGGCCTTCGGCGGCGTCAAGGGCAGGAGCGAGTTGCCCGGCATGGTCGAGCAGGCCATGAGCGGCGAGATCCAGCTGGCGCCCTTCGTCACGCACACCATGGGCCTGCCGGAAATCAATGAAGCCTTCGATCTGATGCACGAAGGCAAATCCATCCGCTCCGTGGTCGTGTACTGA